The Terriglobus tenax genome contains a region encoding:
- a CDS encoding ABC transporter permease — MQVPNSLMLAWRSLRRNRMQTALTMLGMTIGVATVLTMVALGTGAQRAIQDQVKAAGMNMLVVTAGNYQTKKEKPPDDAIEMGQLRNPEAEMRPHLRLAMFHPEDDPFAVHDHPTSRQRLGDSEAGLGAAATLTIDDADSIRKISGVQYAVEGIHENVHVTSGEDRWFTRVHGDGSALPQVRRSWKFVHGAFYSSRQERNHEQVVVLGSVVAEKLFANADPVGKTVLLWKQPFKVVGVVTSSSWMVVPESGDDQFDAIYIPVTTMQSLLNLSKLNDITVTTESTGDVTRVSKLITILLRKRHGIGANQADDFSVASQASKALMKGSMRPEVAQAVIGNVSGLEKVTLDQLGKTLDKSSKTMAALLGGIATVSLIVGGIGIMNIMMLSVTERTREIGIRRAVGAREREVLMQFICESVTLSVVGGLLGILIGVVAAVAISHAAQWSTSISPLAILLSFGISAAVGIFFGYYPAREASRVSPLTSLRFE; from the coding sequence ATGCAGGTTCCAAACAGCCTGATGCTTGCGTGGCGCTCCCTGCGCCGCAATCGCATGCAGACGGCATTGACCATGCTCGGAATGACCATCGGCGTTGCCACGGTGCTGACGATGGTCGCGCTTGGCACTGGAGCCCAGCGGGCTATCCAGGACCAGGTGAAGGCCGCCGGCATGAACATGCTGGTGGTCACCGCTGGCAACTATCAGACCAAGAAGGAAAAACCACCGGACGATGCCATCGAGATGGGGCAGCTGCGTAACCCTGAAGCGGAGATGCGTCCGCACCTGCGGTTAGCCATGTTCCATCCTGAAGACGATCCGTTTGCCGTGCATGACCATCCCACTTCGCGGCAGCGGCTGGGGGACTCAGAGGCCGGACTGGGCGCTGCCGCTACATTGACGATCGACGATGCAGACAGCATCCGGAAGATCTCCGGCGTACAGTATGCCGTGGAAGGCATCCATGAAAATGTTCATGTAACCAGCGGCGAGGATCGCTGGTTTACCCGCGTGCATGGAGACGGTTCCGCGCTGCCGCAGGTGCGCCGCTCCTGGAAGTTTGTTCATGGTGCTTTTTACAGCAGCCGGCAGGAGCGTAATCATGAGCAGGTGGTGGTACTCGGCAGCGTCGTAGCGGAGAAGCTTTTTGCGAACGCCGATCCTGTCGGAAAGACAGTGCTGCTGTGGAAGCAGCCGTTCAAGGTCGTCGGGGTCGTGACAAGTTCCAGTTGGATGGTCGTCCCGGAATCAGGAGATGACCAGTTTGACGCCATCTATATTCCTGTCACCACCATGCAAAGCCTGCTGAACCTGTCCAAGCTGAACGACATTACGGTCACGACGGAATCCACCGGCGACGTAACCCGTGTCTCCAAACTGATCACCATCCTGCTGCGCAAGCGGCACGGCATCGGAGCAAACCAGGCCGATGATTTCAGCGTGGCCAGCCAGGCAAGCAAGGCCTTGATGAAGGGAAGCATGCGGCCGGAGGTTGCTCAGGCAGTCATCGGCAATGTCTCGGGTCTTGAAAAAGTAACGCTGGATCAGCTCGGAAAAACGCTCGATAAATCCAGCAAAACCATGGCGGCACTCCTCGGAGGCATCGCAACGGTGTCCCTGATCGTCGGGGGCATCGGCATCATGAACATCATGATGCTCTCGGTGACGGAGCGCACACGCGAGATCGGTATCCGCCGCGCCGTTGGCGCTCGCGAGCGCGAGGTGCTGATGCAGTTCATCTGCGAGTCGGTCACGCTCAGCGTTGTGGGTGGTCTTCTCGGCATCCTTATTGGAGTCGTCGCGGCAGTCGCCATTTCGCATGCGGCGCAATGGTCCACCAGCATCTCTCCGCTGGCCATTCTTCTTTCATTCGGTATCTCCGCAGCCGTTGGTATCTTCTTCGGCTACTATCCGGCGCGCGAGGCATCGCGTGTCTCACCCCTTACGTCTCTGAGGTTTGAGTGA
- a CDS encoding ABC transporter ATP-binding protein, with translation MDAVISVRNLTKTYQVGEHQVNALRSISLDVHKGEFVSVIGPSGSGKSTLMHILGCLDQPTGGQYFLDGRDVSRLSDDEISLVRNKQIGFVFQGFNLLTRTSALENVELPLLYGDSNLTAADRRKRAMAALESVGLGARYDHHTNQLSGGQQQRVAIARALLNNPSILLADEPTGNLDSKTSIEVMEIFQNLQRERGITIVLITHEMDVAAYGSRIISFKDGNILSDVSNESRRHASGELEGFPVPVGGGA, from the coding sequence ATGGATGCAGTGATTTCGGTACGCAATCTCACGAAGACCTACCAGGTTGGTGAGCACCAGGTAAACGCGCTTCGCTCTATCTCGCTGGATGTTCACAAAGGCGAGTTCGTCTCGGTCATCGGACCCTCTGGTTCCGGCAAGTCCACGTTGATGCACATCCTCGGCTGCCTGGACCAGCCGACCGGCGGCCAGTACTTTCTGGATGGCCGCGATGTCTCACGGCTCAGTGATGATGAGATCTCGCTGGTGCGCAACAAGCAGATTGGTTTCGTCTTTCAGGGCTTCAATCTGCTCACCCGTACCTCGGCGCTGGAAAACGTGGAGCTGCCGCTGCTCTATGGCGACAGCAACCTTACGGCTGCCGATCGCAGAAAGCGCGCCATGGCTGCGTTGGAGTCTGTTGGACTCGGCGCGCGCTACGACCACCATACGAATCAGCTCTCCGGCGGACAGCAGCAGCGCGTCGCAATTGCCCGTGCCCTGTTGAACAACCCCTCCATTCTTCTGGCCGATGAGCCTACCGGTAACCTCGACAGCAAAACCTCGATTGAAGTGATGGAGATCTTCCAGAACCTGCAGCGGGAGCGCGGCATCACGATCGTACTGATTACCCACGAAATGGATGTAGCCGCATACGGCTCGCGCATCATCAGCTTCAAAGACGGCAACATCCTCAGCGATGTCTCGAACGAAAGCCGCCGTCATGCCAGCGGAGAGCTGGAAGGGTTTCCCGTTCCCGTCGGCGGAGGCGCCTGA